A part of Propioniciclava coleopterorum genomic DNA contains:
- a CDS encoding nucleoside deaminase, with protein MPVTPLLDSDLPHLERCLALAEEALLTGDQPFGSILVDASGREVFADHNRIAGGDETQHPEFAIARWAAAHLAPAERSRATVYTSGEHCAMCAAAHGWVGLGRIVYASSTEQLTGWLQGLGLAAGRVAPLPIESVVPGALVSGPAPELAERVRALHERYYNAR; from the coding sequence ATGCCCGTCACCCCGCTCCTCGACTCCGACCTTCCCCATCTGGAGCGGTGCCTGGCGCTCGCCGAGGAGGCGCTGCTGACCGGTGACCAGCCGTTCGGCTCGATCCTGGTGGACGCCTCCGGCCGCGAGGTCTTCGCCGACCACAACCGGATCGCCGGCGGCGACGAGACCCAGCACCCCGAGTTCGCGATCGCCCGCTGGGCGGCCGCCCACCTGGCCCCGGCCGAACGGTCCCGGGCGACCGTCTACACCTCCGGCGAGCACTGCGCCATGTGCGCGGCCGCGCACGGCTGGGTCGGCCTGGGCCGGATCGTGTACGCGTCCTCGACCGAGCAGCTCACCGGCTGGTTGCAGGGCCTCGGGCTGGCCGCGGGCCGCGTCGCCCCGCTGCCCATCGAGAGCGTGGTGCCCGGCGCCCTGGTCTCGGGTCCCGCCCCCGAACTGGCCGAGCGGGTCCGAGCGCTGCACGAGCGCTACTACAACGCCCGCTGA
- a CDS encoding glycine--tRNA ligase encodes MASKLDNVISLTKRRGFVYPSGDIYGGTRAAWDYGPYGVELKENIKRQWWKAVVQQRPDVVGLDSSIILPRQVWVASGHVGVFSDPLTECLNCHKRFRADQLEEAFEFKKGRAPQGLTEINCPECGTLGQFTEPRDFNMMLETHLGVIKDDSGLHYLRPETAQGIFVNFEHVQQTSRMKVPFGIGQVGKSFRNEITPGNFIFRTREFEQMEMEFFVEPGTDEEWHQHWIDARHDWYVDLGIDPENLRLFEHPAEKLSHYSKRTVDIEYNFGFTGGDGWGELEGVANRTDFDLGTHSEHSGEDLSYFDQAKGERYLPYVIEPAAGLTRSLMAFMVEAYTEDEAPNAKGGVDKRTVLKLDRRLAPVKAAVLPLSRNEALSPKARDLAAELRKHWNIEFDDAQAIGRRYRRQDEIGTPFCVTVDFDTLEDDAVTIRERDTMAQERVALDQVAPYLAARLLGC; translated from the coding sequence ATGGCCAGCAAGCTCGACAACGTCATCAGCCTCACGAAGCGCCGCGGCTTCGTGTACCCCTCGGGGGACATCTACGGCGGCACGCGGGCGGCCTGGGACTACGGCCCCTACGGCGTGGAACTCAAGGAGAACATCAAGCGGCAGTGGTGGAAGGCCGTCGTGCAGCAGCGGCCCGACGTCGTGGGCCTGGACTCCTCGATCATCCTGCCGCGTCAGGTGTGGGTGGCCTCGGGCCACGTCGGCGTCTTCTCCGACCCGCTGACCGAGTGCCTCAATTGCCACAAGCGGTTCCGCGCCGACCAGCTCGAGGAGGCGTTCGAGTTCAAGAAGGGCCGGGCGCCGCAGGGCCTGACCGAGATCAACTGCCCCGAGTGCGGGACGCTGGGCCAGTTCACCGAGCCGCGCGACTTCAACATGATGCTCGAGACGCATCTGGGCGTCATCAAGGACGACTCGGGCCTGCACTACCTGCGTCCGGAGACGGCCCAGGGCATCTTCGTGAACTTCGAGCACGTGCAGCAGACCTCGCGCATGAAGGTGCCCTTCGGCATCGGCCAGGTCGGCAAGAGCTTCCGCAACGAGATCACGCCCGGCAACTTCATCTTCCGCACCCGCGAGTTCGAGCAGATGGAGATGGAGTTCTTCGTCGAGCCCGGCACCGACGAGGAGTGGCACCAGCACTGGATCGACGCCCGGCACGACTGGTACGTCGATCTGGGCATCGACCCGGAGAACCTGCGCCTGTTCGAGCACCCGGCGGAGAAGCTGTCGCACTACTCCAAGCGCACCGTCGACATCGAGTACAACTTCGGCTTCACCGGCGGCGACGGCTGGGGCGAGCTCGAGGGCGTGGCGAACCGCACCGACTTCGACCTGGGCACCCACAGCGAGCACTCGGGCGAGGACCTGTCCTACTTCGACCAGGCCAAGGGCGAGCGCTACCTGCCCTACGTCATCGAGCCGGCCGCCGGCCTGACGCGGTCGCTGATGGCGTTCATGGTGGAGGCCTACACCGAGGACGAGGCGCCCAACGCCAAGGGCGGGGTCGACAAGCGCACGGTGCTGAAGCTGGACCGCCGCCTGGCACCGGTCAAGGCCGCCGTGCTGCCGCTGTCGCGCAACGAGGCCCTCTCGCCGAAGGCGCGCGACCTCGCCGCGGAGCTGCGCAAGCACTGGAACATCGAGTTCGACGACGCGCAGGCCATCGGACGCCGCTACCGCCGTCAGGACGAGATCGGCACCCCGTTCTGCGTGACGGTCGACTTCGACACCCTCGAGGACGACGCGGTCACCATCCGCGAGCGCGACACGATGGCCCAGGAGCGCGTCGCCCTGGATCAGGTCGCCCCCTACCTGGCCGCCCGCCTGCTGGGCTGCTGA